The Prosthecodimorpha staleyi genome has a window encoding:
- a CDS encoding ATP phosphoribosyltransferase regulatory subunit translates to MARTPKKPPAPGEITRMFEEMVGAPMDEWPDPDALPDEDPISELIDLFVAAEAEIVSPPILQPADVFLDTAGEDIRRRLFVTTGADGEELCLRPDFTIPVCREYLARGVPGRVSAMAYMGSVFRQRPGESGEFQQAGIERFGETERPRADAEIFRMAIEATELFDVLDPQIEIGDEGLFTALLEALELPLPVRRRLRSLFGDRAKLEAGLEQLVARDGGDIVAHAGFLGALAGANPEAARAVVEDLLAIAGITAVGGRTAHEIADRFLQQAALKAEGGLTREKADTIGRFLTISGDPVKAARELDRFQREMHIDIAEAVATFRGRSKAMKALGIDLASLAFRADFGRNLDYYTGFVFEIRDPARKDGKPVVGGGRYDGLIERLGARVSVPAVGFSMWLDRLAGVELDGGLA, encoded by the coding sequence ATGGCCAGGACGCCGAAGAAGCCCCCCGCGCCCGGCGAGATCACCCGCATGTTCGAGGAGATGGTCGGTGCGCCGATGGACGAGTGGCCCGATCCGGACGCCCTTCCGGACGAGGACCCGATCTCCGAACTGATCGACCTGTTCGTCGCCGCCGAGGCCGAGATCGTCTCGCCGCCCATCCTGCAGCCGGCCGACGTGTTCCTCGATACCGCCGGCGAGGACATCCGCCGACGCCTGTTCGTGACCACCGGCGCGGACGGCGAGGAACTCTGCCTGCGGCCGGATTTCACCATCCCGGTGTGCCGGGAGTATCTCGCCCGCGGCGTGCCCGGCCGGGTTTCCGCCATGGCCTATATGGGCTCGGTCTTCCGCCAGCGCCCCGGCGAGAGCGGCGAGTTCCAGCAGGCGGGCATCGAACGATTCGGCGAGACCGAGCGGCCGCGCGCGGATGCCGAGATCTTCCGGATGGCGATCGAGGCGACCGAGCTGTTCGACGTGCTCGATCCGCAGATCGAGATCGGCGACGAGGGCCTGTTCACGGCGCTGCTCGAAGCGCTGGAACTGCCCCTGCCCGTCCGCCGGCGCCTGCGCTCCCTGTTCGGCGACCGCGCCAAGCTCGAAGCCGGCCTCGAGCAGCTGGTCGCACGCGACGGCGGCGACATCGTCGCCCATGCCGGCTTTCTCGGCGCGCTGGCCGGCGCCAATCCGGAGGCGGCCCGCGCGGTGGTCGAGGACCTGCTGGCCATCGCCGGCATCACGGCGGTCGGCGGGCGCACCGCCCACGAGATCGCCGACCGCTTCCTGCAGCAGGCCGCACTCAAGGCCGAAGGCGGCCTGACGCGCGAGAAGGCCGACACGATCGGCCGCTTCCTCACCATTTCGGGCGATCCGGTCAAGGCCGCGCGCGAGCTCGACCGCTTCCAGCGCGAGATGCATATCGACATCGCCGAGGCGGTCGCGACCTTCCGGGGACGCTCCAAGGCCATGAAAGCGCTCGGCATCGATCTTGCGTCGCTGGCCTTCCGCGCCGATTTCGGCCGCAACCTCGACTATTACACCGGCTTCGTCTTCGAGATCCGCGACCCGGCCCGCAAGGACGGCAAGCCGGTGGTCGGCGGCGGACGCTACGACGGACTGATCGAGCGGCTGGGCGCCCGGGTCTCGGTGCCGGCGGTCGGCTTCTCCATGTGGCTCGACCGGTTGGCCGGCGTGGAACTGGACGGGGGGCTGGCGTGA
- the hisG gene encoding ATP phosphoribosyltransferase, protein MSEGDLVIGVPSKGRLQENAAEFFKRSGLSILQPGGARNYRGRLGGIEGVEVAFLSASEITKELGAGNIHFGVTGLDLVQETIPAWSDKVHLVTELGFGHADVVVAVPMAWIDVATMADLADIASEFRLRHGHHLRVATKYINLTRRFFAQQGIAAYRIVESLGATEGAPAAGNAEAIVDITSTGSTLTANNLKVVGDGVILRSQAHLVASLTAAWTVRARAQARAILDRIAAEAAARGLSEVRAAVPDPAAAAAIAAALGATTPFGADQPGPLVLHLPTARVPGLAAALREQGASVVTAARLDYVFAAANPLADGLVARIERATA, encoded by the coding sequence GTGAGCGAGGGCGATCTCGTCATCGGCGTACCGTCCAAGGGGCGGCTGCAGGAGAATGCCGCCGAATTCTTCAAGCGCTCGGGACTGTCGATCCTGCAGCCAGGCGGCGCGCGCAACTATCGCGGCCGGCTCGGCGGCATCGAGGGCGTCGAGGTCGCCTTCCTGTCGGCCTCCGAGATCACCAAGGAACTCGGCGCCGGCAATATCCATTTCGGCGTCACCGGGCTCGATCTGGTCCAGGAGACCATCCCGGCCTGGTCCGACAAGGTGCATCTGGTCACCGAGCTCGGCTTCGGCCATGCCGACGTGGTGGTCGCCGTGCCGATGGCCTGGATCGACGTGGCGACGATGGCGGATCTGGCCGACATCGCCTCGGAGTTCCGGCTCCGCCACGGCCATCACCTGCGGGTGGCCACCAAATACATCAATCTGACGCGCCGCTTCTTCGCCCAGCAGGGCATCGCCGCCTACCGCATCGTGGAAAGCCTCGGGGCGACCGAGGGTGCGCCGGCGGCCGGCAATGCCGAGGCGATCGTCGACATCACCTCGACCGGCTCGACCCTGACCGCCAACAACCTGAAGGTCGTCGGCGACGGCGTCATCCTGAGGAGCCAGGCGCATCTGGTCGCCTCGCTGACCGCCGCATGGACCGTCCGCGCCCGTGCCCAGGCCCGCGCCATCCTCGACCGGATCGCCGCGGAAGCCGCCGCGCGCGGGCTGAGCGAGGTCCGTGCCGCGGTGCCGGATCCGGCCGCCGCCGCAGCGATCGCCGCAGCCCTCGGCGCCACGACCCCGTTCGGCGCCGACCAGCCGGGACCGCTGGTCCTGCATCTGCCGACCGCTCGGGTGCCGGGGCTCGCCGCGGCCCTGCGCGAGCAGGGCGCCTCGGTCGTCACCGCCGCCCGGCTCGACTACGTCTTCGCAGCCGCGAATCCGCTCGCCGACGGCCTGGTCGCCCGCATCGAGCGCGCGACCGCCTGA
- a CDS encoding DNA-3-methyladenine glycosylase I: MIAEELPKGLLRGEDGRCRCWWHGGEPFYQAYHDREWGRPVADDRRLFEKIVLEGFQSGLSWLTILRKRENFRAAFAHFDAEAVARFGPADVERLLADAGIVRHRGKIESTINNARRALEVTEQFGSLAAYVWRFEPDAAARPTRFDHATLTANPTSAASKALSKDLKARGWSFVGPTTVYAFMQAMGMVNDHLEGCYVRAECEADRAAFVRPG; the protein is encoded by the coding sequence ATGATCGCCGAGGAATTGCCGAAAGGTCTGTTGCGCGGCGAGGACGGCCGCTGCCGGTGCTGGTGGCATGGCGGCGAGCCCTTCTATCAGGCCTATCACGACCGGGAATGGGGCCGTCCCGTCGCCGACGACCGCCGCCTGTTCGAGAAGATTGTCCTCGAAGGCTTCCAGTCCGGCCTGTCCTGGCTGACCATCCTGCGCAAGCGCGAGAATTTCCGCGCCGCCTTCGCCCATTTCGACGCCGAAGCCGTGGCGCGCTTCGGGCCCGCCGATGTCGAGCGCCTGCTCGCCGATGCCGGCATCGTGCGCCATCGCGGCAAGATCGAATCGACCATCAACAATGCCCGCCGGGCACTTGAGGTGACCGAGCAGTTCGGCTCGCTCGCTGCCTATGTCTGGCGTTTCGAGCCCGATGCGGCGGCCCGCCCGACGCGGTTCGACCACGCGACGCTGACCGCCAATCCGACCAGCGCGGCCTCCAAGGCCCTGTCCAAGGACCTGAAGGCACGCGGCTGGAGCTTCGTCGGGCCGACCACCGTCTATGCCTTCATGCAGGCGATGGGGATGGTCAACGACCATCTGGAGGGGTGCTACGTCCGCGCGGAATGCGAAGCCGATCGCGCTGCCTTCGTGCGGCCCGGCTGA
- a CDS encoding protein phosphatase CheZ, with product MAARKVFRIETIGRGDVAASDSGPDRQYRDIMAELQAIRRIMQPTQELSEKAIEAMRKEHTEAMKLKVELDSIYEAIHKTKREIATLHVSGCNGRELSRVTDELDAVVFGTEGATEQILAAAERIDNQSAVLASTLKGENRATATDIQDQVVQIFEACNFQDLTGQRITKVVNTLRFVEERIIRMMEIWGGIDSFKDIEVELEHRMGDQALLNGPALETDNGIASQDDIDALFA from the coding sequence ATGGCGGCCAGGAAGGTGTTTCGGATCGAAACGATCGGTCGCGGAGACGTCGCAGCGTCCGATTCCGGTCCCGACCGCCAGTACCGCGACATCATGGCGGAACTGCAGGCGATCCGCCGGATCATGCAGCCGACCCAGGAGCTCAGCGAAAAGGCCATCGAGGCCATGCGCAAGGAGCACACGGAGGCGATGAAGCTGAAGGTCGAGCTCGACTCGATCTATGAGGCGATCCACAAGACCAAGCGCGAGATCGCCACCCTGCACGTCTCCGGCTGCAACGGGCGGGAACTGTCCCGGGTGACCGACGAACTCGACGCCGTCGTGTTCGGCACCGAAGGGGCGACCGAGCAAATCCTCGCCGCCGCCGAGCGCATCGACAACCAGTCCGCCGTATTGGCCTCGACCCTGAAGGGCGAGAACCGGGCGACCGCGACCGACATTCAGGACCAGGTCGTCCAGATCTTCGAAGCCTGCAATTTCCAGGACCTGACCGGCCAGCGCATCACCAAGGTGGTCAACACGCTGCGCTTCGTCGAGGAGCGGATCATCCGCATGATGGAGATCTGGGGCGGCATCGACAGCTTCAAGGATATCGAGGTCGAACTCGAACACCGCATGGGCGACCAGGCGCTGCTCAACGGCCCGGCGCTCGAGACCGACAACGGCATCGCCTCGCAGGACGACATCGATGCCCTGTTCGCCTGA
- a CDS encoding DUF2927 domain-containing protein, which produces MLLCLRLAGLLLVGSIAAGAATTSAAVHQPKPRSYSVAELIDGFDKTVFGVESAGRGSGDEARRVKKWAGPVAYRIVNLSKTDRVAAAETFIAALNRTVRNLRLEPAPAGSRGPGLLLFLVDRADYQALVRRTVTDRREAAFLVRQDCSAVTGGPKPHVLSQALVFVIADEGDDKFRHCLVEELTQSLGPVNDHSSLADSIYNDDNAVDTFTVFDWFILNMLYDERVRPGMTRREARRVLGAVIEDSRARLAPLTAEGWPDDPTLSRPVR; this is translated from the coding sequence TTGCTTCTCTGTCTAAGGCTTGCAGGACTACTTCTGGTAGGCAGCATCGCGGCGGGTGCCGCCACCACCTCTGCGGCGGTCCATCAGCCGAAGCCGCGCAGCTATTCGGTTGCCGAACTGATCGACGGCTTCGACAAGACGGTGTTCGGCGTCGAATCCGCCGGGCGCGGATCCGGCGACGAGGCGCGGCGGGTCAAGAAATGGGCCGGGCCGGTCGCCTACCGGATCGTCAATCTCTCAAAGACCGACCGGGTCGCCGCGGCCGAGACCTTCATCGCCGCCCTCAACCGGACCGTCCGCAACCTGCGTCTCGAACCCGCCCCGGCCGGCAGCCGCGGACCCGGCCTGCTCCTGTTCCTGGTCGACAGGGCCGACTATCAGGCCCTCGTCCGCCGCACCGTCACCGACCGGCGCGAGGCGGCCTTCCTGGTCCGGCAGGACTGCTCGGCGGTGACCGGCGGTCCGAAGCCGCATGTCCTGTCGCAGGCGCTGGTCTTCGTCATCGCCGACGAGGGCGACGACAAGTTCCGCCACTGCCTCGTCGAGGAGCTGACCCAGAGCCTCGGCCCGGTCAACGACCATTCGTCGCTCGCCGATTCGATCTACAACGACGACAATGCGGTCGACACCTTCACGGTGTTCGACTGGTTCATCCTCAACATGCTCTATGACGAGCGCGTGCGCCCCGGCATGACCCGCCGCGAAGCCCGCCGCGTGCTCGGCGCCGTGATTGAGGACAGCCGCGCGCGGCTGGCGCCCCTGACCGCCGAGGGCTGGCCGGACGACCCGACCCTGTCCCGCCCCGTGCGCTGA
- a CDS encoding L,D-transpeptidase has translation MPHDRAVLLALTGLATLGAGLVLSGAAPATAQDSRFAPRPPVVLSPNLTEPWMLQLRPRYRDMTDAALPAPAAVATPAPIAIAAPAATPEPGPVAVSAPAPGTGFFAAFGLAPTPESHVDRQVPAPAARRAVREVRDEFLPTVVPYRGPHTPGTIVIDTNARHLFLVQEGGTARRYGVGVGRPGFEWAGEHRVTRKAEWPSWRPPAEMLKRQPKLPRFMEGGPGNPLGARAMYLGSSMYRIHGSNEPWTIGQAVSSGCIRMRNEDVTDLYERVKVGTRVIVM, from the coding sequence ATGCCGCACGACCGTGCCGTCCTCCTTGCCCTGACGGGCCTCGCCACACTGGGTGCGGGTCTCGTCCTTTCCGGGGCCGCCCCCGCGACCGCCCAGGACTCCCGTTTCGCGCCGCGCCCGCCGGTGGTGCTGTCGCCGAACCTGACCGAACCCTGGATGCTCCAGCTCCGGCCGCGCTACCGCGACATGACCGATGCCGCACTGCCCGCCCCGGCGGCCGTGGCCACGCCCGCCCCGATCGCCATCGCGGCGCCGGCCGCCACCCCGGAACCGGGGCCTGTCGCCGTGTCGGCGCCCGCGCCGGGGACCGGCTTCTTCGCCGCCTTCGGCCTGGCTCCGACGCCGGAGAGCCATGTCGACCGGCAGGTGCCGGCGCCGGCCGCGCGCCGGGCCGTGCGCGAGGTGCGCGACGAATTCCTGCCGACCGTGGTGCCCTATCGCGGGCCGCACACGCCCGGCACGATTGTGATCGACACCAATGCGCGCCATCTCTTCCTGGTCCAGGAGGGCGGCACCGCGCGCCGCTACGGCGTCGGCGTCGGCCGGCCGGGCTTCGAATGGGCCGGCGAGCACCGCGTCACCCGCAAGGCGGAGTGGCCGTCCTGGCGCCCGCCGGCGGAAATGCTGAAGCGCCAGCCGAAGCTGCCGCGCTTCATGGAGGGCGGCCCCGGCAATCCGCTCGGCGCGCGCGCCATGTATCTCGGCTCGTCGATGTATCGCATCCACGGCTCCAACGAGCCCTGGACCATCGGCCAAGCGGTCTCCTCGGGCTGCATCCGCATGCGCAACGAGGACGTGACCGATCTCTACGAACGGGTCAAGGTCGGCACCCGCGTCATCGTGATGTGA
- a CDS encoding LysE family translocator: MPLDTWLAFAAASAVLLVIPGPTILLVVSYALGAGWRTALPMAVGVALGDFTAMTLSMLGIGALLAASATVFTVLKWIGAAYLIWLGVKLWRAGGRLEAEPRRDAASAARMLAHAWLVTALNPKSITFFVAFLPQFLDPAGDFLTQMLIFEATFLTLAFANAFTYALVAARARGLVRREGTIRAINRVGGTLLIGAGVAAATVRSGH, encoded by the coding sequence ATGCCCCTCGACACCTGGCTCGCCTTTGCGGCCGCCTCCGCGGTCCTTCTGGTGATTCCCGGGCCGACCATCCTGCTGGTCGTGTCCTATGCGCTCGGCGCGGGCTGGCGGACGGCCCTGCCGATGGCGGTCGGCGTCGCGCTCGGCGATTTCACCGCCATGACGCTGTCGATGCTCGGCATCGGCGCGCTGCTGGCGGCCTCGGCGACGGTGTTCACGGTGCTGAAATGGATCGGTGCGGCCTATCTGATCTGGCTCGGCGTCAAGCTCTGGCGCGCCGGCGGCCGGCTGGAGGCGGAGCCGCGCCGGGATGCGGCCTCGGCGGCCCGGATGCTGGCCCATGCCTGGCTGGTGACGGCGCTCAACCCGAAGAGCATCACCTTCTTCGTCGCCTTCCTGCCGCAGTTTCTCGATCCGGCCGGGGACTTCCTGACCCAGATGCTGATCTTCGAGGCGACCTTCCTGACGCTCGCCTTCGCCAACGCCTTCACCTACGCGCTGGTCGCCGCCCGGGCGCGCGGCCTCGTTCGCCGGGAAGGTACCATCCGGGCGATCAACCGGGTCGGCGGCACGCTGCTGATCGGCGCCGGGGTGGCCGCCGCGACCGTGCGCAGCGGCCATTGA
- a CDS encoding cation:proton antiporter, with the protein MEELALNFKKYIIIPQGAVVVLVPFVIWHLFRGNRILPLAVIQILAGVLLGPSVFGALDPDGFKLLFGKELTGGVQGLALVAVTLFGFIAGTDADREQIAHAGRSVVAISLGGMAFTAAIGAVAGYFIARGYPCASPEQLSCATGRNPSLVLFAAAFALAVAIPALPILVILTRELGLMRARVGQVALASAGVGDVVSWASIALILPFAKGTGIGEALAVAVGGAGLNYLFLRHGATRYFEHLLAVGAAERVILSVIGITIFLSGTITAVAGLHPVIGAFMAGIFLPERIREFAAAKLDQPTQLVLMPFFFLNTGLNTSFNFADPAVWTLFGVGFLACTVGRVAGTMLAARAVGETWAFGLAAGSLLQTKGLMAIVVMTIFAKEQVVSQTTFSAAVVMALASTALTMPLVRLIMARCGDAVRGSGRRRTETLVAPAA; encoded by the coding sequence ATGGAAGAGCTGGCGCTCAATTTCAAGAAATACATCATCATCCCGCAAGGCGCCGTCGTCGTACTGGTGCCCTTCGTGATCTGGCACCTGTTCCGCGGCAACCGCATCCTGCCGCTCGCCGTGATCCAGATCCTGGCCGGCGTTCTGCTCGGCCCCTCGGTCTTCGGTGCGCTCGACCCGGACGGCTTCAAACTCCTGTTCGGCAAGGAGTTGACCGGCGGCGTGCAAGGGCTGGCGCTGGTCGCCGTGACGCTGTTCGGCTTCATCGCCGGGACCGATGCCGACCGCGAGCAGATCGCCCATGCCGGCCGCAGCGTCGTCGCCATCTCGCTCGGCGGCATGGCCTTCACGGCGGCGATCGGCGCCGTCGCCGGCTACTTCATCGCCCGCGGCTATCCCTGCGCCAGCCCGGAGCAGCTGTCCTGCGCCACCGGCCGCAATCCGAGCCTCGTCCTGTTCGCCGCCGCCTTCGCGCTGGCGGTGGCCATCCCCGCCCTGCCGATCCTGGTCATCCTGACGCGCGAACTCGGCCTGATGCGCGCGCGCGTCGGCCAGGTGGCGCTGGCCTCGGCTGGCGTCGGCGACGTGGTCTCCTGGGCCTCGATCGCCCTGATCCTGCCCTTTGCCAAGGGCACCGGCATCGGCGAGGCCCTGGCCGTCGCGGTCGGCGGCGCCGGGCTCAACTACCTGTTCCTGCGCCACGGCGCGACACGCTATTTCGAGCACCTGCTCGCGGTCGGCGCCGCCGAGCGGGTGATCCTGAGCGTGATCGGCATCACCATCTTCTTGTCCGGCACGATCACGGCCGTCGCCGGTCTGCACCCGGTCATCGGCGCCTTCATGGCCGGAATCTTCCTGCCCGAGCGCATCCGCGAGTTCGCCGCCGCCAAGCTCGACCAGCCGACCCAGCTGGTGCTGATGCCATTCTTCTTTCTGAATACCGGCCTCAACACCAGCTTCAACTTCGCCGATCCGGCGGTCTGGACCCTGTTCGGCGTCGGCTTTCTGGCCTGCACGGTCGGTCGCGTGGCCGGCACCATGCTGGCGGCGCGCGCGGTCGGCGAGACCTGGGCCTTCGGGCTGGCGGCCGGCTCGCTCCTGCAGACCAAGGGCCTGATGGCGATCGTGGTGATGACCATCTTCGCCAAGGAGCAGGTGGTCAGCCAGACGACCTTCTCGGCCGCCGTCGTCATGGCGCTCGCCTCGACCGCCCTGACCATGCCGCTGGTCCGCCTGATCATGGCCCGCTGCGGCGATGCCGTGCGCGGGTCCGGCCGGCGAAGGACGGAGACCCTGGTCGCGCCCGCAGCCTGA
- a CDS encoding GNAT family N-acetyltransferase, with the protein MQTRDFTIRPAEPGDLPGILAIYALAVETGLASFELAAPDPAEMTRRHAAIVGAGFPYLVAERDGAVLGYSYAGPYRPRPAYRFTVENSVYVAEAARGQGVGRTLIAALIEACAARGVRQMVAVIGDSANDASIRLHAAAGFEHAGLMRSVGFKFGRWVDSVLMQRAIGPGDTTLPE; encoded by the coding sequence ATGCAGACACGCGACTTCACGATCCGCCCGGCAGAGCCCGGCGACCTTCCCGGCATCCTGGCCATCTACGCGCTGGCGGTCGAGACCGGCCTCGCCTCCTTCGAGCTGGCAGCCCCCGATCCCGCCGAGATGACCCGCCGCCACGCCGCGATCGTGGGGGCGGGCTTTCCGTATCTGGTCGCCGAACGCGACGGTGCGGTGCTCGGCTACAGCTATGCCGGTCCGTACCGGCCGCGCCCGGCCTACCGCTTCACCGTCGAGAATTCGGTCTATGTCGCCGAAGCGGCGCGCGGGCAGGGCGTCGGCCGGACGCTGATCGCGGCGCTGATCGAGGCCTGCGCAGCGCGCGGCGTCCGCCAGATGGTGGCCGTGATCGGCGACAGCGCCAACGACGCTTCGATCCGCCTGCACGCCGCTGCCGGCTTCGAGCATGCCGGCCTGATGCGGTCGGTCGGCTTCAAGTTCGGCCGCTGGGTCGACAGCGTCCTGATGCAGCGCGCCATCGGCCCGGGCGATACGACCCTGCCGGAGTAG
- a CDS encoding DUF2189 domain-containing protein, producing MSDMTVGHLTGPDLSAPGRRSDPVVRTVTVDDISLALAAGLRDFRAAPTFGLVFAGFYVVGGILLTLVSMELDLVFLAYPLAAGFAIVAPLVAVGLYEVSRLLERGETPTWSAVLAAVPHHGARELGYMALVAVFGLIVWVYSAGFLYAVFFGLHGFEFSQIVSTVVSTPRGIAFFLLGNVVGAVIALALFSVSVVSYPMLLDREVDFVTAMITSIRVVLANPGPMIGWGIFIGTLLGVAILPGFIGLFVVLPMLGHATWHVYRKAVAP from the coding sequence ATGAGCGACATGACCGTCGGCCATCTGACCGGACCCGATCTGTCCGCCCCGGGCCGTCGCAGCGATCCCGTGGTGCGCACTGTGACGGTCGACGACATCTCGCTCGCGCTGGCGGCGGGCTTGCGCGACTTCCGCGCCGCGCCGACCTTCGGGCTGGTCTTCGCCGGCTTCTACGTCGTCGGCGGCATTCTGCTGACCCTGGTCAGCATGGAACTCGATCTCGTCTTCCTCGCCTATCCGCTCGCCGCCGGCTTCGCCATCGTGGCGCCGCTGGTCGCCGTCGGGCTTTACGAGGTCAGCCGCCTGCTGGAGCGCGGCGAGACGCCAACCTGGTCGGCGGTGCTGGCCGCGGTGCCGCATCACGGCGCGCGCGAACTCGGCTACATGGCGCTGGTCGCGGTGTTCGGCCTGATCGTCTGGGTCTACAGCGCCGGCTTCCTCTATGCGGTCTTCTTCGGCCTGCACGGCTTCGAATTCTCGCAGATCGTCTCGACGGTGGTGTCGACGCCGCGCGGCATCGCCTTCTTCCTGCTTGGCAACGTGGTCGGCGCGGTGATCGCCCTGGCGCTCTTTTCGGTCAGCGTCGTCTCCTACCCGATGCTGCTCGACCGGGAGGTCGATTTCGTCACCGCCATGATCACCTCGATCCGGGTCGTGCTGGCCAATCCGGGGCCGATGATCGGCTGGGGCATCTTCATCGGCACATTGCTGGGTGTCGCGATCCTGCCGGGCTTCATCGGTCTCTTCGTGGTATTGCCCATGCTCGGACATGCCACCTGGCACGTCTACCGGAAGGCCGTCGCGCCCTGA
- the aceB gene encoding malate synthase A: MNAAEMVPPAVEGVVVTGRIGPRYTEILTADALAFVAGLHRRFDARRLERLAARAARQARFDAGERPDFLPETAAIRAGDWRVAPAPADLTDRRVEITGPVDRKMIVNALNSGANVFMGDFEDATCPTWANLIDGQLNLKDRWAGAIDFVDARNGKTYALKANPAVLIIRPRGWHLPESHVTVDGATLSGALFDFGLYAFHCAKAALAAGSGPYFYLPKMESHLEARLWNDVFAHAEATLGLPAASIRCTVLIETLPAAFEMDEILYELRERITGLNCGRWDYIFSFIKTLRAHRDCLLPDRAKVVMGKAFLGNYAELLVRTCHRRGAFAMGGMAAQIPIKNDPERNAAALAKVKADKEREAREGHDGTWVAHPDLVGVAKAVFDDKMPAPNQLGFLPADRVIGRDDLLAIHEGSRSEAGLRENIRVGVQYVEAWLGGRGAVPIYNLMEDAATAEISRTQIWQWLHFGATLEDGRTVDEALFRTCLGEEMERVRGEIGAEAYDAGRFPQAIALFEQLILSDRLEAFLTLPAYRLVA, from the coding sequence ATGAACGCCGCCGAGATGGTTCCGCCCGCCGTCGAGGGTGTCGTGGTGACGGGCCGTATCGGCCCGCGCTACACCGAGATCCTGACCGCCGACGCGCTCGCCTTCGTGGCCGGACTGCACCGCCGCTTCGACGCCCGCCGGCTCGAACGCCTTGCCGCCCGCGCCGCCCGCCAGGCCCGCTTCGATGCCGGCGAACGGCCCGACTTCCTGCCCGAGACCGCCGCGATCCGCGCCGGCGATTGGCGCGTCGCCCCGGCCCCGGCCGATTTGACCGACCGGCGCGTCGAGATCACCGGCCCGGTCGATCGCAAGATGATCGTCAACGCGCTGAATTCCGGCGCCAACGTGTTCATGGGTGATTTCGAGGACGCGACCTGCCCGACCTGGGCGAACCTCATCGACGGCCAGTTGAACCTGAAGGACCGCTGGGCCGGCGCGATCGACTTCGTCGACGCCCGCAACGGCAAGACCTATGCGCTCAAGGCCAATCCGGCCGTGCTGATCATCCGCCCGCGCGGCTGGCACCTGCCGGAGAGCCATGTGACCGTCGACGGCGCGACCCTGTCGGGCGCCCTGTTCGATTTCGGCCTCTATGCCTTCCATTGCGCCAAGGCGGCGCTCGCCGCCGGTTCGGGTCCGTATTTCTACCTGCCCAAGATGGAAAGCCATCTGGAGGCGCGGCTCTGGAACGATGTCTTCGCCCATGCCGAGGCGACCCTCGGCCTGCCGGCGGCCTCGATCCGCTGCACCGTGCTGATCGAGACTCTGCCGGCGGCCTTCGAGATGGACGAGATCCTCTACGAACTGCGCGAGCGGATCACGGGCCTCAATTGCGGCCGCTGGGACTATATCTTCTCCTTCATCAAGACGCTGCGCGCGCATCGGGACTGCCTGCTGCCCGACCGCGCCAAGGTGGTGATGGGCAAGGCGTTCCTGGGCAACTATGCCGAACTCCTGGTCCGCACCTGCCATCGCCGCGGCGCCTTCGCGATGGGCGGCATGGCGGCGCAGATCCCGATCAAGAACGATCCTGAGCGCAACGCCGCCGCGCTCGCCAAGGTCAAGGCCGACAAGGAGCGCGAGGCGCGCGAGGGCCATGACGGCACCTGGGTCGCCCATCCGGACCTGGTCGGCGTCGCCAAGGCGGTGTTCGACGACAAGATGCCGGCCCCGAATCAGCTCGGCTTCCTGCCGGCCGACCGCGTCATCGGCCGCGACGACCTGCTCGCCATCCACGAGGGCAGCCGATCCGAGGCGGGCCTGCGCGAGAATATCCGCGTCGGCGTGCAGTATGTCGAAGCCTGGCTCGGCGGCCGCGGCGCGGTGCCGATCTACAACCTGATGGAGGATGCGGCGACCGCGGAGATCAGCCGCACGCAGATCTGGCAGTGGCTGCATTTCGGCGCGACGCTGGAGGACGGCCGCACGGTCGACGAGGCGCTGTTCCGCACCTGTCTTGGCGAGGAGATGGAGCGGGTGCGCGGCGAGATCGGGGCCGAAGCCTACGATGCGGGCCGCTTCCCGCAGGCGATCGCGCTGTTCGAGCAACTGATCCTGTCCGACCGCCTGGAGGCCTTCCTGACGCTGCCGGCCTATCGCCTGGTCGCCTGA